From Planktothrix serta PCC 8927:
CTTAAATTTGAATTTAAAATCTAAAGATTCCCAAAATCCTTCAATTTCTGGCAATGGATAGGAGTCAGGAAAGGGATAGTAAATCCACCATTGTTGCTCTGATTTAACTAGGGAAGATAGACCTCGCCAAACCTGAGCCTCCCTGAAAGTTTCCTCTTTTTTGATTCCCGTAGATACGAGAAGAACTTCCTTTCTTTTGGGAAGACAATATTCTCTAATTTCTTCAGCCAGTAATTGTTTCATTTCTGATGAAATTTTAGCTAACTTATTTAACTCTTGGTCAGGTGACAAGGGTTGGTTTTGAATTCTTTCTTCTATATTCTGAGGATCAGCTAAATTGAGTAATTCTTGAAAATTTCCCAGAAAACCATCCTCTCCCCCTAATGTTACAGCTTGACTAATTTTTTCGGTTAGTAAAGGGTTATCTTCCTCATCTAAAGCATTAGCCGCTAACATCCGAAAGACGGGTTCAATTTCATCAGAATCTTCAGCAATCCAAGCCACAGAAATCCGAATCGGTCTGGCTGAAAAATCCTTGCGCCCTTGGGGGTGAATAGCGGTAATTAGGAGTAACAAAAGACCCTCTCTCCGTGAAATAACCACTGAGGGACTTTCACTGTAAATCAGATTGATTGATTCATCTTCAAATTGATTCGGAAGTTCATCAACTCGTTCCTGACCTGTATCTGTGAGTTGCAACCAACAATAACCATTGTTTTGTTCAAAACCCCGACTCCGAATATAGATATCCATAATTTGCTCCTTGTCTAAATTTAACGATTGATTTTGAAAAAATCATGTCCCTGCAAAATCTCAAAGGGGGTGACTCTACGGCAACCTGACGCGAATCTTCTCAAAGATTCTTTGAGATCATCATATTTCTGAAAGAAATCATTGAATTTAGACCAAAATCCATTTTGCTGATCAATATATTGTTTTATTAAAAACAGCAATAAATATCGCAAAGGTTGATCAGCATATCGGGTTTGCATGGGATCATCAACATGAAGTTTATTGAGATACCATTTTTCAAAATACCCATTTTTATCTTGCCATCCTCCACAAACTACACAACCAATGGTTTCTACAGGAGTAAGGACAGCAGCTACATTTTTAACTTTCGGTGCAAGAACTCTTGTAATTAATTCCCCGTATTCTTTTTTAAGAGCTTTTCCCAATTCTGCCGGATCTTTACCATTTTGTAAAAAAGTTTCGCACTTGACGGGAGCAAAAATAACCAAGCGAGGTTCAGAAATATTTTGATAGGCGGTTTCAATTAATTCAGTGATGTCTTTTGGTTGATTCAACTGTTCATTGAAACGTCCACCTCCCATCATTAATGCTAAAGTATCAATGGTAATGATCACGGCTCCACTATTCGCCACAACATCCAAACAAAATTCTTTCTGTTTCGTCGATGCCTTGGGACCGAAATATTCCCCAGGAACATCAATAAATTCTAATTCTAATGATGCGCGTTTACCTAACCAATCTTTTCGACCCAAGGTAAAACTAAAATCTCTAGGTTCCTCTGTTGCTGTCATTCCTTGATCCGTGACACCAAAATCTTTAATCATTTTCAGAAGATCTTGATAATGCTCTTCAAGAATTCCTTCACTTTCAGGATCAGTTGATAATCTCAGTTCAGTGGGTGCAGTGGTTTCACTAAAAAATTTATACATCACAGCTAAAAGACTGGTCTTTCCGACGGAACTAGGCCCCAGCATAGCCACTTTCAACTTTAAATTAGACATTGAATTATTCTCCTGATTTCTAACATATTTTAACAGTAGCGATCGCTAAATTAATTCTACTTTATTAGCCGTCATTGCTTGTTCAACTAATTGTTCCCATTCTCGCTTTTCTAAACCGACTTGTTGACCAAATTTATTCGGCCAAATTTCTGAACTTCTCTCTCTCATAAAGTCGTACCATTGCTCGTTCACATCCTTAGAGCGAACCATTTCATCCACAAATTCATCAATCACTGCAAACGCAGCTAAACTCGGTTCTCCTTCAAATTTTTCTAATGCTTCTCGACAAGCACAAACTGTATTTCGGTGAAAAACGGTCAGCACTTGATGGATTACCTTAAGAAGTTCCTCCTCAGTTTTACCTGCCTCTGAAAAGACGTCTCCTTTCTGCTTAGGGTCAAGTTGTTCTAATGCCTTAAGAATTCTGTGTTGAAAATTGGAACGGTATGACATTTCAAAAGATACAAGGCTCTGAAATGCTGTTTTCAGAACTTCATGATGAGCCGGAATTTCTGTTGCCATAAACTCAAGAAATTCTGTGCCTCTAGCAGAAGTTAAGTTTCCTAGACTGGTTTGGGTAAAAATATCTGCTACTTTAACTTTAGCTTGATCTACATACTCTTTTAAGCCATTATCTGCCGATCTAAAGTGTGTTCTTAAATGCGTTCTTAGAGTATTTAAACAAGCTAGAAAAATTCCGATCCAAGTTCGATCAGCACCTGTTCTATAGTACATTTTTCGGATTTCTTCTTGTGAAGGAATTCCTGTATCTTGATTACATTTGTTAATCAATGAATCAATAAGTGTGGCAAAGAATTCAGCATCTTTTTTATTGCTAGAGGCATCCAACT
This genomic window contains:
- a CDS encoding TRAFAC clade GTPase domain-containing protein, which produces MSNLKLKVAMLGPSSVGKTSLLAVMYKFFSETTAPTELRLSTDPESEGILEEHYQDLLKMIKDFGVTDQGMTATEEPRDFSFTLGRKDWLGKRASLELEFIDVPGEYFGPKASTKQKEFCLDVVANSGAVIITIDTLALMMGGGRFNEQLNQPKDITELIETAYQNISEPRLVIFAPVKCETFLQNGKDPAELGKALKKEYGELITRVLAPKVKNVAAVLTPVETIGCVVCGGWQDKNGYFEKWYLNKLHVDDPMQTRYADQPLRYLLLFLIKQYIDQQNGFWSKFNDFFQKYDDLKESLRRFASGCRRVTPFEILQGHDFFKINR